One Trichormus variabilis 0441 genomic window, CTAAAAAGTTACTGTTACTGACAGTTGATAACTTGCTAGTTTATCAGTTTCACTACGGCTGTACTTGGAGATTTTTTATCTGCTTACTTTTTTTGATAAATTGCAACAAACGGCTCATCAATTTCGGGGAAAGTACTATAACTAATGAAATTTTTATGATTAACTTATATGTATATATCTCCTTGATAGTTTGGGGTCTTGAGCGAATATAACCCAGCAAATTGCCGATTACATACTTAATATCAACGGTTCCGTTATTATCAATACTGTCTAGATATAACTCTACATTGTATCTATAAATATTAGATAAACTATGATTTTTCAGGTATTGCGATTCTAAAGGAAGTACTTTCATCGCTTTATCTAAAATAGCCAAACTAGCTTCCCGAATTATTTGTAATTTGAATGACTTGGATGTAACAGAACGGCGATAAAGAACTTGATGCTGTTTGACTACAACAAAAGGCCATTTATATGCCAAGCGCAACCAATAGTCCCAATCTTCACCTGATCTCAATGTAGTATCAAACTCTCCTACCGATGCTATTGCTGCTTTACGAATCAGAGGATTCGAGCCATTGGTGAGAAAATTCGCTAATAACAAATCTGTATATATATTCCCTTCATATAAAGGTTCAAAAGGCTTTAATAATTCTCCTTTATCATCAATTGTATAAGTCCAGCTATAGGCTACACCAGCCTCTGGATGATGATTTAAAGCAGCTAATTGTAATTCAAGCTTATCCGGTGTCCACAAATCATCAGCATCAAGAAAACTTATAAAATCTCCTACTGCGTGAGAAATGCCATGATTGCGAGCGCCAGAAGCTCTACTATTTTCATATGAATAAACTTTCAAGCGCGCGTCATCAACATTTTGTAAAACTTCTACTGTTCTGTCTGTAGATCCATCATTGATCACAATGATTTCCAAATCTGAGAATGTTTGTTGTAGAACTGAGTTAATCGTTTCTAAAATTGTGCGCTCAGCATTATAGGCGGGAATAATTACAGATATTTTAGGCATATTTATTGTCAATCTCCACAATATAAGTTCAGCAATCAAAAAACTATATAAGAGCTTGTTTAAAAATTAGCTCACCACAAATCAACTATGCCAGATAACTCTCAACCTAATTACCTTTAAAGCATCTCTCTAAACCTTGCTCAAAGTGTGAGTACGATTGTGAAAAATATACCTATAACTCCATAAAACAGACGCAGGAATAAACAGTACATGAGATAATAAAACACCCACAGCTACCCAAAACACACCCCACTGAACTGTTAATAATACTGCGGCGGCAAAAAATATAGTAAATAGAAGATTAATATTTAAGTTAATATTTGTTTTATCTACAGCATTGAGTAAAAGTGAAT contains:
- a CDS encoding glycosyltransferase family 2 protein → MPKISVIIPAYNAERTILETINSVLQQTFSDLEIIVINDGSTDRTVEVLQNVDDARLKVYSYENSRASGARNHGISHAVGDFISFLDADDLWTPDKLELQLAALNHHPEAGVAYSWTYTIDDKGELLKPFEPLYEGNIYTDLLLANFLTNGSNPLIRKAAIASVGEFDTTLRSGEDWDYWLRLAYKWPFVVVKQHQVLYRRSVTSKSFKLQIIREASLAILDKAMKVLPLESQYLKNHSLSNIYRYNVELYLDSIDNNGTVDIKYVIGNLLGYIRSRPQTIKEIYTYKLIIKISLVIVLSPKLMSRLLQFIKKSKQIKNLQVQP